The following coding sequences lie in one Maribacter forsetii DSM 18668 genomic window:
- a CDS encoding homoserine kinase, which yields MNQNEIKVFCPATVANVSCGFDVLGVALDSVGDDMIVRKVSKKGIFITKLTGQDLPKETLNNVAGVAGNAFLLASDYDGGFEIKIDKKIKPGSGIGSSAASSAGAVWAMNHLLGNPFSKTELVKFAMEGERLASDVAHADNVAPALFGGFTLVRSYSPLDVIDIPAPSELYVTIIHPQIEIKTSDSRKILKTTISMETGIKQWGNVGGLVAGLFKEDYDLIGRSLEDHIVEPIRSILIPGFDEVKKVSLEAGALGSGISGSGPSIFAFSKGNETAVKVGDAMKTVYDKIGIAYEIHVSKINMEGVKLL from the coding sequence ATGAACCAGAATGAAATTAAAGTTTTTTGCCCAGCAACGGTTGCAAATGTTTCATGCGGATTTGATGTTCTAGGGGTTGCCCTAGACTCGGTCGGCGATGACATGATTGTTAGAAAGGTATCTAAAAAAGGTATTTTCATAACCAAACTTACCGGGCAAGATCTACCAAAAGAAACTTTAAATAACGTAGCTGGTGTAGCCGGAAACGCTTTTTTATTGGCTTCTGATTATGATGGCGGATTTGAAATTAAAATAGATAAAAAAATAAAGCCAGGTAGTGGTATTGGGAGTAGTGCCGCTAGTTCTGCAGGTGCCGTATGGGCAATGAACCATTTATTGGGAAACCCATTCAGTAAGACCGAACTGGTAAAATTTGCCATGGAAGGTGAACGTTTGGCCAGTGATGTTGCTCATGCAGATAATGTAGCCCCTGCCCTATTCGGTGGTTTTACACTTGTACGTAGCTATAGTCCGCTAGACGTTATAGACATTCCCGCACCATCAGAATTATATGTAACCATAATTCATCCGCAAATAGAAATAAAAACTTCAGATTCTAGAAAGATCTTAAAAACTACTATTTCTATGGAAACCGGAATTAAACAATGGGGTAATGTAGGTGGCTTGGTTGCAGGGTTATTCAAAGAAGATTACGACTTAATTGGTCGTTCTTTAGAAGACCATATTGTAGAACCCATCCGTTCTATCTTAATTCCCGGTTTTGATGAAGTTAAAAAAGTTTCTTTAGAAGCCGGTGCTTTAGGCTCTGGCATCTCTGGGTCTGGACCATCAATTTTTGCATTTAGCAAAGGAAACGAAACAGCTGTAAAAGTTGGTGATGCAATGAAAACCGTTTACGATAAAATCGGTATTGCTTACGAAATACACGTATCAAAAATCAATATGGAAGGTGTTAAACTATTATAA